A stretch of DNA from Leopardus geoffroyi isolate Oge1 chromosome B3, O.geoffroyi_Oge1_pat1.0, whole genome shotgun sequence:
AACAGTGAGCAACATCTGCCGGGAAAATGAAAACGAAAGCAACCGCAACAATACCATGAAACGAAAAGGGAGCCCCAAAGCAGCCACACGGATAGGCCTCGTTTCCATCCTGGCCAGCCGAGTCAGAGAGCAGGGATGAGCGGGACCGGACAGACAGGGGACGCCCTATCCCCGGGGAAGGAGAAGCAAAGGAATAATCCAAAGGCGGTGAGAGGCTCTGACCTTTGCGGTGGGTCAGGGACACGGGTGGGAAGATGGAGAGGCGGTggatttgttgctgttgttggttTGTACTGAATTAAATACTTTGTAAAGTGGGTGTTTCCTCCACTCTGTTCGGTTGGTCAAGACTCTGCCCTTTCAGTCCGCGGCCGGGGCCTGGGTCGGGTGAGCTTCCTGGGGCTGGGCCCCTGCCTCTGCGGGGGGCTGCTCACCCGGAGAGGGGGGCGAAGCGCCCTTCTCTCAGGAGGAGTCCGGGGCCTGTGCTGCGGAGGCCCCGCGCTGTGGCTCAGAACCCCCTGATGTAGCAGTAGGCCTCCAGCGTGGCAAAGAGTATATAGAGGAGCCACAGGCTCACAAAGAGCCACGTTGTGGCCAGCTTGCAGCCACGAGGGCCGCCCAGCTCCCCGCCCAGGTGGGGCCGCCGACGGTACAGGAGCACACTGACGCACACGAACGCGAAGATGGTGAAGAGGGTGACGGAGAAGGCCAGCGTGCCGGCGGACACGTAGAACTCCTGTCCCTGCAGGGCCCAGTAGATGGCGGCCACGGACCAGGCCAGGCCGATGCCCAGGAAGACGTTGATGGCGTTGCTGCCCGTGACGTTGCCGATGGAGGCATCTGAGTACATATCCTGGATGGCAGCGGCTTTGCTGGCAAACATATCTGGAAAagggcagagacagcaggagctGGAAGGAGCCTGAGATGCGGAGGGCCCACCTGTGTGTCCAGAAGGCTGAGCTCAGGAAGGAGAGGCAAGGGCTCTGTCATGAacaggctgtgtggccttggacaagttacctcacttctctgggcttcaggttcctcatctgcTGGAGTGTGAAAGGTCCCTGAGGGCCTGCTGGTGCTGATATTTACTGAGTGGGCTTGCTGTTCCTTTGGGGTTATTTTTTTAGTAAGGGGAGTTTGCTATCCCACCATCTCCCCCAGGGAACCTTGGCCTCCTGGGAAGCTGCTTTGTGTAGATGCCTGATTATAACCATCACGTGGGGCATTCTCACGGAACACAGTCGTGACCCGATGCCCCCGGACTCAGCAGTGTGTTAGGTGCTGGATTTACGGGGACAGAGGACACGCCAGGGAACCGTGAGGTATGGGCTCAAAGAAGACAGGGCTCTGCCTTTGTAGTTAGTATGTGGGGCACAGAGCCCCTCAAGCTGTTTGACTTCAGATGCTGGCATGGATTGTAGGCATTGGAAGGACTGTCAGGGACATCTAGCCACCCTTTTACTGCACAGGTAAGGAAAATAAGGGTCAAGGAATCTACCCAAGGTCACGTGGGAAATTAACAAGACATTTGGCCCTAAAAACCTCATGGAAGGGTCCTCTGTCTATCGTCATCCTTCATCCAGAGAGTTTTAGGCCAAGCCACGAAATCAGCGAAGCGGACCATCACATAACCTTTTTCAAGCCCCTAATGCTGCCAGCTGCTCCCTGGACCAACTGCAAGGACTTGGAAGTGCCCCAAGCTCCCTCCTTGCCTGCTTGTCCCAGCTTGCCTCCTTGTTGCCAATTTTCTCAGATCTCCTAGAGAAAACCTCTTGTCTTTTCTTGCCTATGACCTTGATTTTTCACCTCTGATCCTCTGCACTTTCTTCCCACATGTGTTCCTTTTCCCCTGTGATagttcttctccttcccctctgatGGTTCCAGTCCCCAGAGGCCCGGAGAACAGGAATCACAGGGCATCTCCTCCACAAAGCCTTCCATGGATCATCTGTCTAATTTCTCACCACCCAACACATTTCCAGGAGAGCCAAATCTCTTGCATCACTAATGTAGACATAATCCCACTGCTCTGTGCTGGGGCTTGGGGAAGAGGTTTTCCCGGAGGGTGGTGTCAATTTAGCTACCCTCCAAAAGGATGTGTTCTCTCAGTCCGGGAAGGGGTTCCCTAGGTCCAGCCAGCAGGGTCCTGTCTGATGGGACTCAGCCGAACCCGCTTGTCAGAGgatgctctctcttccttgctgtgGCAGTGGGGAGGCACCCTGGCAGGAGTTCAGGTTCAGATGCCTTGGACACCCAACTGAACCAAGTAAGAAGCCGAAGCTAACACAGCCCTCTGCCTACTAACTGCTCCTTGTCATTCCAGCCCAGCTTCCATAAGCCTCTCTTGGAAGCCATCCCTGATCCAGCCCAGGCCCCCTGTTTTATGCTTGCACAGCACCTCTACTTGTCCTTCATTGAACTTATCGAGATGGTTTCAATTGCAGTAGTTGAGTGTGGTTTCTGTCACTAGCTGACGGACTCCACTCAGAGAGGGGAGCACGTCTGCCCTGCTTCCCACGATTGCCTCAACAACTAGCACAAAACTGCATcgggctcagtaaatatttgtctactgaatgaataaattcatgcCTATTCCTGTTCGCCTTTGGGtgtttataagagaaaaaaagaaggtgtAATTCATCACATGCAAGGACAACACCTCACTAAAGTTGCCTCTCCTGTGCCGCCAGGAGACACTTTGTACCCCACAGGTGTCCCTCGAAGGGAGGAGGCCAAGAATGCTTGGAAACATTTCGAACGTGGCATCTTCAGCTGGGCCAAACTTCTGTCTCAGAGACCGCCagagggaaatggaagaagaacAGAATCTATGTTCTTTGAATTACGTTGTTTGTGGCGCTCCTACAACGTGGAGGTTAAGAGAGTGGACCACTTACATGGGCAGTTGACTTAACTCTGTGCGCcgcagttttctcatctgtcacgTGGGGATGACAACTATGTCTAGTAAATAGGGTTTTGGTGAGCATCACAGGGATAAAACATGTCAACTGCTTAGCATACACATCAGAAGTACTCAAGCAATGTTAGCCCTCGTTGGCAATATCATCAAGAATACCTTTGACTTTTGTGCACCTTAGGGGGCAGAGGCTCTATTAAGCTCAGATCTGAGACAGCAAGGAAGATAATGAGGCAAAGTGTAGGGGTCACCTGACCCTGGTAATATCCTCTTTGCAAACCCGAGCACCCCTCACTCTTACCTGGCACAGAGGTGCCGAATGCCACAAACACAACAGCCGTGACTGAGTCCTTGAGGCCAATGGTGCAGCCGAAGTGGGAAGCCAGGTCCCCGATTATGGCTGTGAGCATGCCAATGATGAGAATGGACACAACGAAGCAGGCCCAGCCATGGCAGTACTCTGTGGGGGGCACGCAGGCAAACAGCACCTTCCAGAAGACCGTCAGAAAGTGCATGACGTAGTCAAAGCAGGATGGCAGCCTCTCCTCTCCTGACTCGTCCTCATCCTCGTCCCCTGCTGGAGACAAGAGAAAACAGGCCCAGGAGAGGGCAGCAAGGTCAGATCCCCACTCATGAGGAAGTCGAGTCAACCCACATGACAAGCATTACTGGCTGGCAGGAGACCTCAGCTCTCTCCTGAGGAGCGGTGTGGGCCAGGGCACGGGCACCAGAAAACAGCTGGGAAACGGGACCTGAGTTGGGGTGCCCCACTGGTCAATGTGAATGCAGGGCACCGCGGGAGACTGGGAAACAGAGGACAGGGGAatagggagaaaagggagagagagagaaagagactggggAAGAACACAGGAGGGCCAAGGCAATGAAGCAGAGGAGGGTGGAGCCGGCTGCGTCAGGTTGCCTGCGTGAAGAACAGCGACATCAGCTGTGTGTCCCCTCTTCGCTGGACTGCTGCAATAACCTCGTGGTTCTGGTTGTTATCCGTCCCTAGAGGGGCGGCTGTCATTCCAGATCATGCAGGCATACCAGAGAGCCCGCGCCATCCTCCAAATATCCCATGGGACAGAGCAGGCATGGGCCCCATGGTCCTTGCCAGGAAATGTGGGCAGAGTTGCCCATTCAGCAGTCTGGGAGAAGAGGATGCGCTGAGACACGCTGGCACCTTGTCCAGGGCAACCTCTGTAAGGTTTTGACGCCATCAGAGGAAGCTGGGTTGTGAAAGAGCAGGAGTTAGGACACTTGAGTTCCAGTCACAGCTTTGCCAGGAAGAGCATCCATAAGCTGGGAGTAAATCACCTCTtgtttctgaacctcagttcccCCGTCTGAGAAAGGAGGGGGTTACATGACGTGGCCTATACTCTGTTTATTGTCTCTGTAGGGTCAAAGCAAGGTCACCAGAGAGGAAACTGGGAGTATCTGAAGCGGGCGACATGAAAAGTGGGGCAGCCGCAGCCACAGCCACCCTGTCTTCCTGGCCGTACTTCTGCTCTGGCTCTGGGGCCTTAGGGATATGACCCTGTGGGTTGTTGCTATGACAGCAAAGCCTCATGAAAGCAGACAAGGCTGGTGGAGCTGGGCAGTACAAGGGGGCCTTGGTGATGCCAGGAGGCGCTATTGGCGGTGGCGGTGAGACCTTGCCTGGGACCCTGGCTGTGCTGTGGGCCACCACTGAGGGAATCTGTCAGTACATGCCAAAGGAGAGGTCTGGAATCATCCCGGGTGGAGGTCTGTCAGAAATCAAGGCATAGATTTTACAAACTCCGGACCCCCACATGTCTAATCAAAAGAGTCCCCTATTATACAGAAAAGGAGGACCAAAGTAATGAGAGGAAGTAATAATGGAAACAGGATTTTAATCAGTTTGTGTTGGTACCAGATGCTATCATTCTATTTACTTTGCTGAGAAAGGTCGAAATGGTTCCTTTTTCGAATGAGGGAATTGTGGTTCAGGGAGGATAACTTGTTCCAGGTCACACAATGGAGCCAGGATCTGAAACCAGAAATAGCCATGCTTTTTTAGCTACCCCATGATTCTTTTCCAAAGTGACCCAGTGAAACAGGCGAACATCAAGGACTAGAGCTGGGGCACAGAAGCCTTCCCAGAAATTGGTAGCTGCTGATGGGGCTGTGTTCTCCCTTCTCTGGTGTTGCCTGCTTCTCCCAGTGAGGCTAGTGCCCGTCTTGAGACCCTCTTACCTGCGCTGACAGTGATGGCCTCCATGAACTGGTCCCTCCAGGAATGGGTCCCCACAACCATGGCCAGGTTTGTCTTCTTGATCAGTTTGTCCACCGTATTCTGTCAGGGAGAGAAAAACTTGGAATCATGAGATTAGAACGCTCAGAACTGTTGAAGAGTCTGGTGCTTCAAGGGAATGGAAAATGTCTTGCATTCCAGGCATGTCCACATGGATTCTCAAAGTAATGGCCTTGGATGATATCTGCTGGGTCAATCTTTCCACTTCCCTTTTCTTTGGTTGTGATGACGGATATTGGATACTTAGAGCAATACAGTAGAGCGTAACGGTAATGAGATCAATAAACTTTGCCCCGGAGcagaaaattttagaatttctgtttttaaaatgcagttaacAATAGTGATAATACATCCAGGGGCTTTATAGCCCATTTATTCTATATGTTGTTTCCTCCCAATATTCCTAGGATCTAAGTGGCCAGCACTATTCATTCCATGTTACAAATGGGGAGACTGGCCCTGGGTGGTTAAATGATTTGTTCAGTTTCAACTTCACACATTCAGTGGTGAAACTGGAACAGAACTTCTATCTCCCACCACATTACCCTATTATTCAATTTGAGCTCACTTATAGCCTGACCTTGAACTCAAAGGACTCTTCAATGATGACCTCTAGTTTGGGGTGTTCGCCCAGTACTGGCTTTCCCATTTCTGCTATCCTCttggcctcctcttcctccacagtCAGCTTCCTGTCTGTCACCTctgcaacaaaacaaaatcagactAGCTTTAGCACATTCGCCACTCCCTAGGAGTCTAAAGGTCAGAGTGTGAGGCATGGGTAGTGGGCACAAAGCAAACTGCTCTTGAGAATGGGTCCTTTGTGTACTTTTTAGTGACTCTTTCTACACCATGCTGAACATTTTAGAGCCATCAGACCATGAGAGGGTCCCTTTCAGGCCTGGGATAAACAttcctatttccattttataccGGGGTGAGCAACCTGACCCAAAGACCTTCGGAGAAACAGCACCTAGTAAAGTCACCATGTCATCTGGTGAGATATTGGAGAGTTGGGAACAAAAGGCTTTAACAATTTTGTATTACTGGGCCTGACCGTTCAACTACTTAATGTAAAAATTCTTGGGGGTCAGAACCACACGTTAATCCAAAGGGTATGTCTACTGGTTCCCATTAACATCGGTTTCCAACACCACTGGGGTTGTGCCCTctataaaggagaaaggaggaatatCTACACTCCATACAAGTGAATGTCATCCTCATAATGAGAACTTGGAAGATTTCCTGAAAGATTTCATGATTTTCCAATGAAAGATCCCCAGGATTTCTGTAGGAACCAGGCCCATTTCTTCTGGAACAGAAATACTTGTTCAATCAAAACCCAAAGGAAgctcttcctttactttcttttgaGGCATTCCCTGTATCCCTCAGCATCTTGACTCATTTACCAGTGGTCCCTTCTCATGTTGAATGGTGGGAAAAATTTTCCACTTCAGCTGGTGAGTCCATTTTGAGACCACTTCACCATGAAGACATGTTTTCTGGATTAGAGTGAAACAGAGATTGAATCTTTTTATTCCCCTTTGATTAGGAAATTGCTCTTGGCAGCCTGTTTCTTTCAGAGATCATTTCAACATCTTTCCTTCCAAGTCCACATTCTTACATGCAATTAATTCTTTTATTGAGTTCCTTAATTGCTTTCATTCCACACAGTGAATCTCCTACGGAAGTCCTTTGGTCCTTGGATAATCTCAAGGACAAAGTGGGTCAGAGGCCAGGGaggtcttcttttctctctaacTTGGGAATCGCTGAAGCGTAGGGACAGGTGAGACTCGAGCTCTTGAAGTTGCAAGGAAAGGAATTCACTGGAAAGACGATAAGCCAAGAGTATAAGTTACCAGAGAGGCTGTTTTACATAAGGATTTTCTTAGTTGTCGTGAATGAAGATGGTAAGAAAGTATGTAGACGATTCCTGAGCTGGCTGTTTTACTCAGTGCTTCTGGCAACAAACAGAAGGCAATCCCAAAATGTTTGGGAGCTGTCCGTGGTGCTGTCCTCCCGGTAGTGTTGGTGACGGCTTTCGGAAGCAATTATTTCTCCAGGATCAATGTCCTGTCTATTTCTAAGTAAACAGACACCCTCTAGCAGCCTGATTTTATTCAATTCATTGATTCTGAGTTTTTAATGAGTTAATTATGAAGGTAAATCTGGGTGCATCCAGGGTTCTGGCTATGAAGTCAGTGATCGTAGAAGCCAGACTGCAAGCCACTCTGAGAAAAAGCCTTTAGGAAAAGACTTACAGATTCTTTAAAACCATGGGTACTTTTTTTCCCTCGACTTTACATTTTGGCACCATATCACAATGGCTATCCTAGCAGTGACCGTATTATTCTATTCCTCCCTCCCCAATTCCCCCATGTCATACTTTACATGTGCCACAAGAACTTTATTATACCAATATAATGAGCTCTCCAGTGACATATAAATGTACCTGTCTAACCCCTTGTCTACCTATCAATCTGGCACTACATCCGTCTGGCAGGATATTGATCTACCTACTGACCTGTCCACCCCTGTGGTGATAGTCAGTTTTTCCATCTAGCTTTttgcaaaaatctctttgacaaATAGCAATCCTTTATCTTTGGCTCTCCCATAGCTCCACAGAGGTACTCCATATAGATCGGTTAAGTGATTGATTCACATGCCTTTAAATCAACTCTGATTTAGTGTCTTGGTTTGGTAGTAATTCCtgccttttcctatttttataattatcattcctttacatttaaattcatttcttgAGAGAGTGATAAGTCTCAAATCTAAAAGACCATAATGATTCTGATAATTTGTTTATGTAATTACTGAGAATTTCAAGTGAAGAGAATAAATGATAGGTGATTTTGACATTTGGGCTGACTGAACAAACTCTCAGATCtcagaaaagggggagggggaagagagagagagtgatagagagagaatatgaataggATGAAAGATTGAACAAATATTGGAGGAACAAAGAGCTTGCCAGGCCAGACAAGAATAGATGTTGTGAATGCTCTACAGGCATCCTCAGGAAGAAATGGGGCGATGAAACTAATGCCCTCACTCCCAGGTTCCTGAGCTTGGCGGGGTAGCTCAGAACGAAGCGTATCTACTCTCCATCTTTCACCGCCAGGCATTGTTAACCATGTTTGCCTGTCCACCCAGGAAAATTGAAACAAGAATTGGAGATTTACCATGAATGTTAAGTCTAACCATGGGCTCCTAAATGAAAAGTTTACAGACTGAAAGATCTAGAAAATGACACcttcttttcctatttcagtttCTACTGGTATTTTAGCAAATATGTTAAAAGTACAAGAAAGCCTAAATTAAATCACAAACTTTgttgtgtgcgtatgtgtgtggtTGGCGGTGGGGGTGCACAGAAGCAAGAGTTGTAACAAAGAAGCTCAAACACCTTCTCAGGCAAGAAGGTAAGTGGAGAAGTAACTCCCAATGCCATGGCATTAATACCCTGGGGGACTGGTGAAAAATATGGAGTCAGAGGTAGTTCTTATCCTGTTGGTCTAGAGAGGAAGCAAGTGGCCAAGGAAGctagagtcatttttttttccagaaagtaaAAATGTAGGGGTTTCCCTATTTATATTGTTATTCGTGTATAAGGCTGCCAAGAAGGCAAATGTCCTTACTATATACACTGCCCCTTCTCAAAACCAGGCTGCAGCCTGTATGTAATTTTGAATACTAGCGAATTCTGTAAGTTGTTTTGCTTCTCAaatgctcttaaaatttttttgcatgCTCAAAGAactgatgaaatttaaaatgctatcttAACTTACATTGAGACATCTGGTATAGCTCACGCTGTCTATACTGAGAGTTAGAGTATTACTGATATGCTGGAAATGCTTGTCTATCTGCTCGCGAAGTTGGATGTTGTTTATGATCTGATTCCACTGACGCAAGCATGCTCTCAAAGAAGGTGTATGTCCTACAACAGAACCCAGATTCTGCATGCGAATATGTCCACAGTAAATTCTCCAAGATTTCTATTTTCAGCCAGATAATTGTCCCCACCACCCATCATATCCTAATTCTTCTTCTTGTTCATGGCACCTGTGACTTCAAGGGTAAATGACAAATGAACCAAAGTTCTAGCAATTTAGGTCTCAGCTGTAATGAGATGCAACATCTCCAGGATCAGTAAAATTCCAGATTCTTCAAAAAGTGCGTTTCATGTTCTCACAGCAGCTCCTGGCTGTTTTTCCCCGGTTCCCTCAAGATCAGAGTATTTTCTTTCGAATCCCATCATGACCCTATCTGCTCCTGCCCCACAACATGAGATGACAGATGATTAAGACTCAGAAGTCTTGACCCACTATCTCTTTGGTAAGTTTCAACTCTCTTCCTGGTCCTAGAGAAGACCAGCTATGCCTTTACCCACATCCGCTGACAAAAGTGGTGCTCACTGAATTGTCAACTTCCTCACAATTACTTCAAGTAGGGAAATAAACCTCTCAGTCCTTAGGAGAACTTGTCAGGTTAGCTCGAGCCCGCAGTTCCtattaaataaatcaaaggaCATTGGTCTTAAACTAAATAATGGCACTGGCAAGAAGTAGAAAAGATGGGGCAAGACACC
This window harbors:
- the SLC8A3 gene encoding sodium/calcium exchanger 3 isoform X7, translating into MERGISALLLSPEVTDRKLTVEEEEAKRIAEMGKPVLGEHPKLEVIIEESFEFKNTVDKLIKKTNLAMVVGTHSWRDQFMEAITVSAAGDEDEDESGEERLPSCFDYVMHFLTVFWKVLFACVPPTEYCHGWACFVVSILIIGMLTAIIGDLASHFGCTIGLKDSVTAVVFVAFGTSVPDMFASKAAAIQDMYSDASIGNVTGSNAINVFLGIGLAWSVAAIYWALQGQEFYVSAGTLAFSVTLFTIFAFVCVSVLLYRRRPHLGGELGGPRGCKLATTWLFVSLWLLYILFATLEAYCYIRGF